Proteins found in one Sporosarcina jeotgali genomic segment:
- the recR gene encoding recombination mediator RecR — translation MHYPEPISKLIDSFMKLPGIGPKTAGRLAFFVLSMKEDTVLDFAKALVDAKRNLRFCSVCGHITDIDPCHICQDQSRDRTLICVVQDPKDVIAMEKMRDYKGLYHVLHGAISPMDGVGPEDINVPDLLKRLQDEEVEELILATNPTIEGEATAMYISRLVKPSGIPTSRIAHGLPVGGDLEYADEVTLSKALEGRRQL, via the coding sequence ATGCATTACCCTGAACCGATATCCAAACTGATTGACAGTTTTATGAAACTGCCAGGCATCGGCCCGAAAACTGCGGGCCGGCTGGCGTTTTTTGTGTTGAGTATGAAAGAAGATACTGTGCTCGACTTTGCGAAAGCGCTGGTTGATGCCAAACGTAATCTAAGGTTTTGCTCCGTGTGCGGACATATTACAGATATCGACCCATGTCACATCTGTCAGGATCAGTCACGAGACCGCACCCTGATTTGTGTAGTACAAGATCCGAAAGACGTGATTGCCATGGAGAAAATGCGTGATTACAAAGGACTTTATCATGTTCTGCATGGTGCGATTTCTCCTATGGATGGCGTCGGGCCGGAGGATATTAACGTACCTGACTTGCTGAAACGTCTACAAGATGAGGAAGTGGAAGAGCTGATTTTAGCAACTAACCCAACGATCGAAGGCGAAGCAACCGCGATGTATATTTCACGTCTTGTGAAACCGTCCGGCATTCCAACTAGCCGAATCGCTCATGGGTTACCGGTTGGCGGAGATCTCGAGTATGCCGATGAAGTAACGCTCTCTAAAGCATTAGAAGGGCGGCGACAACTGTGA
- a CDS encoding YaaL family protein, with protein sequence MKRSGGLFRRRNKLKREYDEKLRTLMLDTREEWERTKSIEKYADDFDQEVVIRKKIAESNHFYLYKEAKIRNLGIE encoded by the coding sequence GTGAAACGGTCGGGGGGACTGTTTCGCAGGAGGAACAAGCTGAAGCGGGAATACGATGAAAAGTTACGGACATTGATGTTAGATACACGAGAAGAGTGGGAGCGGACGAAATCGATTGAAAAGTATGCAGATGATTTCGATCAGGAAGTTGTGATTCGAAAAAAAATTGCTGAAAGCAATCATTTTTATCTGTACAAAGAAGCTAAAATCAGAAATCTTGGCATTGAGTGA
- a CDS encoding pro-sigmaK processing inhibitor BofA family protein, whose protein sequence is MKVAIILALGVVLLFVLRLTKPQLQTAAEKLSILWFRLAFAFLILFIINIAGGFVGLYVPINIGSGFLLAVLGIPGLASLLVLAVFL, encoded by the coding sequence ATGAAAGTTGCTATAATTCTCGCACTCGGTGTTGTCCTGCTCTTCGTACTGCGTTTGACCAAGCCTCAACTGCAAACGGCGGCTGAAAAACTATCCATATTGTGGTTCCGGCTCGCATTTGCCTTCCTGATTCTGTTCATCATCAACATCGCTGGCGGTTTTGTTGGATTGTACGTGCCGATTAATATTGGATCAGGCTTTTTACTGGCAGTGCTTGGAATTCCGGGATTGGCGTCTTTACTCGTCCTGGCAGTTTTCCTGTAA
- a CDS encoding aminotransferase class I/II-fold pyridoxal phosphate-dependent enzyme, with translation MDHTKRPVVEALQNFLATRPVSFHVPGHKHGLLSKLPEDLKAALRYDVTELTGLDDLHAPAEMLAEAQRMLADVYGADQSFFLVNGSTVGNLAMIRAVCAPGDTLLVQRNAHKSVFHAMELAGVQAVLLTPEWDETTCTAGAVSSATVEEALERHTDAKGVVVTYPTYYGTAGSDLQTIVECAHERGIPVLVDEAHGAHFVIGSPFPVSALHAGADIVVQSAHKTLSAMTQASFLHVNSTLVDIHKLTHTLSMLQTSSPSYMLLASLDDARAMVAGYSEDDKQAFLAWRSEFIRQLKKVKALEVIETEDPLKILLRQKEASGYTLQHALEGSGIYTELADERQVLFVLPLLTEGTAYPIDSICKAVDSAVQQLQSSAVEVPEKDEPLEEEPRKFFITTSSQSKKDTEWVSAESAIGCQTAAAIIPYPPGIPLVLSGEHLNLHQIQEICHMTESGAKFQGAVRVNGSATEIEVLSAQGEDWNG, from the coding sequence ATGGATCATACAAAAAGACCTGTAGTGGAAGCGCTGCAAAATTTTCTGGCAACACGGCCAGTATCGTTTCATGTACCTGGACATAAGCACGGGCTACTCTCTAAATTGCCCGAGGATCTGAAAGCTGCACTCCGATACGATGTAACGGAATTGACAGGACTGGATGATTTGCATGCACCCGCTGAAATGCTTGCAGAAGCACAAAGAATGCTAGCGGATGTCTATGGCGCAGATCAGAGCTTTTTTCTTGTGAATGGCTCTACAGTCGGCAATCTTGCAATGATCCGTGCAGTTTGTGCACCAGGCGATACATTACTCGTCCAGCGCAATGCGCACAAATCCGTATTCCATGCAATGGAGTTAGCGGGAGTACAGGCTGTTTTGCTTACGCCTGAGTGGGACGAAACAACTTGCACTGCAGGCGCTGTTTCATCTGCAACTGTTGAAGAGGCACTAGAACGACACACGGATGCGAAAGGTGTTGTTGTGACGTACCCGACGTATTACGGAACAGCAGGGAGTGACTTGCAGACAATTGTTGAGTGTGCACACGAACGGGGGATACCAGTACTTGTAGATGAAGCCCACGGCGCACACTTTGTGATAGGAAGTCCATTTCCGGTATCTGCCCTTCACGCCGGAGCAGATATCGTCGTTCAATCGGCGCACAAAACGTTATCCGCAATGACACAGGCTTCCTTTTTACACGTAAATTCAACGTTAGTCGATATACACAAACTTACACATACACTTTCTATGCTGCAAACAAGCAGCCCCTCTTATATGCTGCTTGCATCCTTAGACGACGCGAGAGCAATGGTTGCCGGTTACTCAGAAGATGACAAGCAAGCGTTTCTTGCATGGCGAAGTGAATTCATCAGACAACTTAAGAAGGTCAAAGCGCTTGAAGTTATTGAGACGGAAGATCCGTTAAAAATTCTCCTTCGACAAAAAGAAGCATCTGGTTATACACTGCAGCATGCGTTGGAAGGATCGGGAATCTATACAGAACTGGCAGACGAACGCCAAGTACTCTTTGTGCTTCCTCTGCTAACTGAAGGGACCGCGTATCCTATAGACTCCATTTGCAAAGCAGTCGATTCAGCGGTACAACAGTTGCAAAGCAGTGCTGTAGAAGTACCTGAAAAGGATGAACCGCTTGAGGAAGAGCCGCGTAAGTTCTTCATTACAACGAGCAGCCAGTCAAAAAAAGATACGGAATGGGTTTCTGCAGAGTCGGCAATCGGCTGTCAAACTGCTGCAGCAATTATTCCATATCCACCTGGAATCCCGCTCGTCTTAAGTGGTGAGCATTTGAACCTGCACCAAATACAAGAGATTTGTCATATGACGGAGTCAGGCGCAAAGTTCCAAGGAGCAGTGCGGGTTAATGGATCGGCAACGGAAATTGAAGTGTTGAGTGCACAAGGAGAAGATTGGAATGGCTAA
- the tmk gene encoding dTMP kinase: MAKGIFITFEGPEGAGKTTVIKEVYNRLQQQGKYSVLTREPGGIRIAEKIRTIILDNDHEEMDGRTEALLYAAARRQHLTEKVVPALEDGAIVLCDRFVDSSLAYQGYARGLGIDEVLSINEFAIDGLMPDHTIYFDISPEAGLARIAASGEREQNRLDNETLQFHKDVAEGYRLVQKMFPKRIQPIDAGGSVEEVTETVWKTVASFIS; encoded by the coding sequence ATGGCTAAAGGGATATTCATCACATTCGAAGGACCAGAAGGCGCAGGAAAAACAACGGTCATTAAGGAAGTTTATAACCGGTTGCAGCAGCAGGGAAAATACTCAGTTTTAACAAGAGAGCCTGGCGGAATCCGGATCGCAGAGAAAATCAGAACGATTATTTTAGATAATGACCATGAAGAAATGGATGGCCGGACAGAAGCGTTATTGTACGCAGCCGCACGACGACAGCATCTGACTGAAAAAGTTGTTCCCGCACTGGAAGATGGGGCAATTGTCTTGTGTGATCGTTTTGTAGATAGTTCTCTTGCGTATCAAGGATACGCAAGAGGTTTAGGCATCGATGAAGTTCTGTCGATAAATGAATTTGCAATTGATGGCCTCATGCCCGATCATACAATTTACTTTGACATATCCCCAGAGGCAGGGTTGGCAAGAATTGCAGCGAGCGGAGAACGGGAACAGAATCGTTTGGATAATGAAACACTGCAATTCCATAAAGATGTGGCGGAAGGATATCGCCTCGTGCAAAAAATGTTTCCAAAACGGATTCAGCCCATTGATGCCGGCGGTTCTGTAGAAGAAGTTACAGAAACTGTCTGGAAAACAGTTGCATCATTCATTTCTTGA
- a CDS encoding cyclic-di-AMP receptor — translation MKLIVAVVQDQDSNRLSSALTKGDFRATKLASTGGFLKSGNTTFLIGTDDSLVPKALDLIRDNCRSRDQMVAPVSPMGGNADSYIPYPVEVEVGGATVFVLPIEQFRHF, via the coding sequence GTGAAACTTATAGTGGCAGTAGTACAAGACCAAGACAGTAATCGACTTTCATCAGCATTGACGAAAGGTGACTTCCGAGCAACGAAATTGGCAAGTACAGGCGGATTCTTGAAGTCAGGGAACACAACATTTTTAATCGGTACAGACGATAGTCTTGTCCCGAAAGCGTTGGACCTCATTCGAGACAACTGTCGTTCGCGTGATCAAATGGTGGCTCCCGTCTCACCAATGGGCGGAAATGCTGACTCCTATATTCCATATCCAGTTGAAGTTGAAGTCGGTGGTGCAACGGTATTTGTTCTGCCAATCGAACAATTCCGCCATTTCTGA